One Setaria italica strain Yugu1 chromosome I, Setaria_italica_v2.0, whole genome shotgun sequence DNA window includes the following coding sequences:
- the LOC101770347 gene encoding ankyrin repeat, PH and SEC7 domain containing protein secG, whose amino-acid sequence MAPPPTSGAGPASLRRRLFEAAGDGDLQLFKRTATALDAGKGRIREAVEAVTSRGAGVLHAAAGSGRMSMCAYLVEELLVDVNATDDSGDTPLAYAVRSGTLDIVQYLLDHDANPDKPNGKGSTALHLAAAGGNCDIVKALLSNGANVDSFCDTGTPLHMAAFFKQDGAMKILLDRGADCNKVFNTVCTPLFVSLTAGSLKCVKLLIKAGADVKGVGSVTPLITAVSNGLTDFYNCLLEAGADPDVRDDFGHLPIEIAAYENRRKDVEILLPVTSRVPYVRDWSVEGIISYVKSMPSVKDDPMYKMKPDDLKLEGNKAYKRKDYATAAKLYSMAADQCPDDDSTLYSNRCLCWLKMGLGDQALSDSGICRMQRPGWAKACYLQGAARMLLKDYEKACDAFLDGLKLDPANVEIDKALCEAINCLKTSDATK is encoded by the exons ATGGCGCCGCCACCTACCAGCG GTGCAGGTCCCGcctcgctgcggcggcggctcttcgaggcggcgggcgacggcgacctCCAGCTCTTCAAGA GGACCGCGACCGCGCTGGACGCCGGAAAGGGCCGCATCAGGGAGGCCGTCGAGGCCGTGACGAGCCGCGGTGCCGGGGTTCTGCACGCCGCCGCGGGCAGCGGGAGGATGTCCATGTGCGCGTACCTCGTCGAGGAGCTCCTCGTGGACGTCAACGCGACCGATGATTCAG GAGATACACCTCTGGCCTATGCAGTTCGTAGTGGCACTTTGGACATTGTACAGTATCTTCTTGATCATGATGCTAATCCAGATAAGCCTAATGGAAAAGGATCTACCGCTCTCCATTTAGCTGCTGCAGGAG GAaattgtgatatagtaaaagcatTACTCTCAAACGGGGCCAATGTTGACTCGTTTTGTGATACTGGAACACCATTGCATATGGCTGCTTTCTTTAAGCAGGATGGTGCTATGAAGATTTTGTTGGACCGCGGTGCAGAT TGTAACAAGGTATTTAACACTGTATGCACTCCTCTTTTTGTGTCTCTCACTGCTGGCTCGCTCAAGTGTGTGAAACTTTTGATCAAG GCTGGTGCTGACGTGAAGGGTGTTGGTTCTGTAACTCCCTTAATAACTGCGGTCAGCAATGGCTTAACTGACTTCTACAATTGCTTACTGGAGGCTGGTGCAGATCCTGATGTTCGTGATGAT TTTGGTCACCTTCCAATTGAAATAGCTGCATATGAGAACAGAAGGAAAGATGTCGAGATTCTACTTCCAGTAACTTCTCGTGTTCCATATGTGCGGGATTGGAGCGTTGAGGGGATAATCAGTTATGTGAAATCAATGCCATCTGTGAAG GATGACCCCATGTACAAAATGAAACCAGATGATCTCAAGTTAGAAGGAAACAAGGCTTACAAGAGAAAGGATTATGCTACTGCTGCAAAGCTCTACTCTATG GCAGCAGATCAGTGCCCTGATGATGACTCAACCTTGTACTCAAATAGGTGCCTTTGCTGGCTGAAGATGGGTCTAGGGGACCAGGCATTGAGTGATTCTGGAATTTGCAGGATGCAGCGCCCTGGCTGGGCAAAGGCTTGCTACCTGCAAGGAGCTGCTCGGATGCTACTTAAG GACTATGAAAAGGCATGCGATGCATTTCTTGATGGTCTCAAACTGGACCCAGCAAATGTTGAGATTGACAAAGCATTATG TGAGGCCATCAACTGCTTGAAGACATCTGACGCAACCAAGTAA